One part of the Bdellovibrio bacteriovorus genome encodes these proteins:
- a CDS encoding Hsp20/alpha crystallin family protein — MPMRSLSPWGGRRRLPSSDLFSQFEDFINEFDRGESNALTRAGFDFSPSVDVEEKDNAYLVSADLPGMKKEDIKVELNDNILTISGERTRETKSEGHYSERSYGRFQRSFTLPVKVQTEKIEAHFEDGVLHLTLPKSEGARSHSIKIM, encoded by the coding sequence ATGCCAATGCGAAGTTTAAGTCCCTGGGGCGGTCGCCGTCGTCTGCCGTCTTCGGACCTCTTCAGTCAGTTTGAGGATTTTATTAATGAGTTCGACCGCGGTGAATCCAACGCTCTGACCCGGGCCGGATTTGACTTCTCTCCCTCGGTGGATGTGGAAGAAAAGGACAATGCCTATCTGGTCAGCGCCGACCTGCCGGGCATGAAGAAAGAAGACATCAAAGTTGAGCTGAACGACAATATCCTGACGATCTCCGGAGAGCGCACCCGCGAAACCAAGTCGGAGGGGCACTATTCAGAAAGATCTTATGGACGTTTCCAAAGATCCTTCACTTTGCCGGTCAAAGTACAGACAGAAAAGATTGAGGCTCACTTTGAAGATGGTGTTTTACACCTGACCTTGCCCAAATCAGAGGGCGCACGCAGTCATAGTATCAAGATTATGTAG
- the glpK gene encoding glycerol kinase GlpK — MSSFIMAIDQGTTSSRTCIINQAGGLVAEARETFKQIFPKPGWVEHDPEDIWYSTQRSMRLALEKANIKGSQIRTIGITNQRETVMLWDAKSGKALHNAIVWQCRRTQDICEKLKKNKKEKIITAKTGLVLDPYFSATKIQWLLKHVPNAAKKAKDGQALAGTVDSFLLWKLTAGQSHKTDVSNASRTMLMNIHTGWWDEDLLKIFGVPEGILPEICPSNSDFGVTRGLGFMPDGIPITGIVGDQQAALFGQTCFETGDSKCTFGTGSFLLLNTGKKAVKSKNKLLTTIAWKLKNQEMTYALEGGAFVCGAAVQWLRDGLGLFQQSSDIEALAKTVDSTEGVEFVPALTGLGAPHWQPEARGLICGLTRGSTKAHVARATLEAMALQNVDILNTMQRDLGKKLRGVRVDGGAAANDLLMQMQADYCGANVVRPQNLETTALGAAFMAGLGAGVWKDLKEIKRVWKVNKEFKVKMTPKARKERLQRWARALERV; from the coding sequence ATGTCTTCTTTTATCATGGCCATTGACCAAGGGACAACCAGCTCAAGAACATGCATTATCAATCAAGCCGGAGGTCTTGTCGCCGAGGCTCGTGAGACATTCAAGCAGATCTTCCCGAAACCAGGCTGGGTTGAACATGACCCCGAAGATATCTGGTATTCCACGCAAAGATCCATGCGTCTGGCGCTGGAAAAAGCAAACATCAAAGGATCTCAGATTCGCACGATCGGTATCACCAATCAGCGTGAAACTGTGATGCTTTGGGACGCGAAATCAGGCAAAGCCCTGCACAACGCCATTGTCTGGCAGTGTCGCCGCACGCAGGATATCTGTGAAAAGCTCAAGAAAAACAAAAAAGAAAAAATCATCACCGCTAAAACAGGTTTGGTGCTGGATCCTTACTTCTCGGCCACCAAGATTCAGTGGTTGCTGAAACATGTTCCCAATGCGGCAAAGAAGGCCAAGGACGGGCAGGCTTTGGCTGGAACGGTCGACAGCTTCTTGTTGTGGAAGCTGACCGCAGGGCAATCGCATAAGACAGATGTCAGCAATGCCTCTCGCACGATGCTGATGAACATCCACACCGGGTGGTGGGATGAAGATCTGCTTAAAATCTTTGGCGTGCCTGAAGGTATCTTGCCAGAAATCTGTCCTTCCAATTCTGATTTCGGTGTGACCCGAGGTCTGGGCTTTATGCCGGATGGAATTCCAATAACTGGCATCGTTGGCGACCAGCAGGCGGCCTTGTTTGGTCAGACGTGTTTTGAAACCGGAGATTCCAAGTGCACCTTTGGCACCGGAAGCTTCCTGCTGCTGAACACTGGAAAAAAAGCCGTGAAATCGAAAAACAAGCTGCTGACCACGATTGCCTGGAAACTAAAAAACCAGGAAATGACTTATGCGCTGGAAGGCGGTGCGTTTGTCTGCGGAGCCGCAGTTCAGTGGCTGCGTGACGGATTGGGATTGTTCCAGCAGTCCTCTGATATTGAGGCGTTGGCAAAAACTGTCGACAGCACCGAAGGGGTGGAGTTTGTTCCAGCCCTGACCGGGTTGGGGGCTCCGCACTGGCAACCGGAAGCACGCGGTCTGATCTGCGGTCTTACCCGCGGCAGCACCAAAGCTCACGTCGCGCGTGCCACATTGGAAGCCATGGCTTTGCAAAATGTGGATATCCTGAACACCATGCAAAGGGATCTGGGCAAGAAACTGCGTGGCGTTCGCGTCGACGGCGGGGCGGCTGCTAATGATCTGTTGATGCAAATGCAAGCTGACTATTGCGGAGCGAATGTGGTTCGCCCGCAGAATCTTGAAACCACGGCTTTGGGGGCCGCCTTCATGGCCGGTCTGGGGGCGGGTGTGTGGAAAGACCTCAAAGAAATCAAACGAGTGTGGAAAGTGAACAAGGAATTCAAAGTGAAGATGACGCCGAAAGCGCGCAAAGAACGATTGCAGCGCTGGGCCCGGGCTTTGGAGCGAGTGTAA
- a CDS encoding flagellar brake protein, giving the protein MLFREIADDKLQLSMKGSINEDVFHLIAVQTDKDETLLCHHTADSKAVTQPQKVVVNFPFKSERYFFQTELSFSVGWAVLKTDVDLFQLQRRANARIDIPAKYEAVFSILHHGGKVHFVETRVRDVSAGGLKIEFKGTTPELKIGDQIKGALRLGVRRAMEFDVEVRFAQKREVDGQVVQTAGLQFLNVTNILETRLLSLVMDLQRELFLKYPKK; this is encoded by the coding sequence ATGCTTTTCCGTGAAATCGCTGACGACAAATTACAGTTGTCGATGAAGGGCTCCATCAATGAAGACGTCTTTCATCTGATCGCCGTGCAAACTGACAAGGATGAAACACTGCTTTGCCATCACACGGCGGATTCAAAAGCTGTCACGCAACCACAAAAAGTGGTGGTGAATTTTCCCTTTAAAAGTGAACGTTATTTTTTCCAGACAGAGCTCAGCTTCAGTGTTGGCTGGGCCGTATTGAAGACGGACGTCGATCTGTTTCAGTTGCAAAGAAGGGCGAATGCCCGCATCGATATCCCGGCAAAGTACGAAGCCGTTTTCAGTATTCTTCATCATGGCGGAAAGGTTCATTTCGTCGAGACCCGGGTTCGGGATGTCAGTGCCGGGGGGCTTAAAATCGAATTTAAAGGGACAACCCCTGAGCTTAAAATCGGGGATCAGATCAAAGGCGCTTTGCGCCTCGGGGTTCGCCGCGCCATGGAGTTTGATGTGGAGGTGCGTTTTGCCCAGAAACGCGAAGTCGACGGGCAGGTTGTTCAGACGGCTGGCTTGCAGTTCTTAAACGTCACAAACATCCTGGAAACGCGCCTATTGAGTCTGGTGATGGATCTGCAGCGCGAACTGTTCTTAAAGTACCCTAAGAAATAA
- the hutI gene encoding imidazolonepropionase, which yields MGILLKNISTLLTLQGAAAKQGRRIQEEDLSLLQQAAIVIEKEKIAWVGPQKKLPKEFSRKKALREYDMKGRTVLPGFIECHTHLIFAGDRAAEFEMRNQGVSYQEIAAKGGGILSTMKKTRASSLNDLVKTGQKRLDHFVSQGVTTVEIKSGYALNLKDELKMLQAAQKLSGIRTVNTFLGAHALPPEFKSYEEYLTFLAQEVLPVVAKKKLARRVDVFIEKGFFPPEASEKYLRRAQELGFEILIHADQMSLSGGSDIAVRLGALSGDHLLQIEDKEIKKLAQSEVTGVLLPTADLYTKTKYPPARAMIDAGVRVALATDFNPGTSPTQNLNLVGLLARLEMKMSLTEVIAAYTVGGAYALNLQNEVGSLEVGKSADILCIDQDWQTLFYSVGEDSEKVVFSRGKKVFGSLK from the coding sequence ATGGGTATTCTGCTTAAAAATATATCGACACTTCTGACTCTTCAAGGCGCCGCTGCAAAACAAGGCCGTCGCATCCAGGAAGAGGATCTAAGCCTTTTGCAACAAGCCGCCATCGTCATTGAAAAAGAAAAGATCGCCTGGGTGGGCCCGCAAAAGAAACTTCCCAAAGAATTCTCCAGAAAGAAAGCTCTGCGTGAATATGACATGAAGGGGCGCACGGTGCTGCCGGGCTTTATTGAGTGTCACACGCATTTAATTTTTGCCGGGGATCGCGCGGCAGAGTTTGAAATGCGCAATCAGGGCGTCAGCTATCAGGAAATCGCCGCCAAAGGGGGCGGGATCCTTTCAACCATGAAAAAGACCCGCGCCTCCAGCCTGAATGATCTGGTGAAAACCGGGCAGAAGCGGCTGGATCATTTCGTATCCCAGGGCGTGACGACGGTTGAAATTAAATCGGGCTATGCGTTGAACCTGAAAGATGAGCTGAAAATGCTTCAGGCCGCGCAAAAGCTTTCGGGCATTCGCACGGTGAACACCTTTTTGGGGGCACATGCTTTGCCGCCGGAATTTAAATCTTATGAAGAGTATCTGACATTCCTGGCGCAGGAAGTTCTGCCCGTGGTGGCGAAAAAGAAGCTGGCCCGCCGGGTGGATGTGTTCATCGAAAAAGGATTCTTTCCACCGGAGGCCTCTGAAAAGTATCTGCGTCGCGCTCAAGAGCTGGGGTTTGAAATCCTGATTCACGCCGATCAGATGTCTTTAAGTGGGGGCAGCGACATCGCCGTGCGCTTGGGGGCGTTGTCCGGTGATCACCTTCTGCAAATTGAAGACAAAGAAATAAAAAAGCTCGCACAAAGTGAAGTGACTGGTGTGCTTTTGCCCACGGCGGATCTCTATACGAAAACCAAATATCCACCGGCTCGCGCGATGATCGATGCGGGGGTGCGTGTGGCGTTGGCCACTGATTTCAATCCTGGCACATCACCAACACAGAATTTGAATCTGGTGGGGTTACTTGCGCGCCTTGAAATGAAGATGAGTTTGACGGAAGTCATTGCCGCTTACACGGTGGGTGGGGCTTACGCTTTGAATTTACAAAATGAAGTGGGTTCACTGGAAGTGGGCAAGTCTGCTGATATTTTATGCATCGATCAAGACTGGCAGACGCTGTTCTACAGTGTGGGGGAAGACTCTGAGAAGGTGGTTTTCTCGAGAGGAAAGAAGGTTTTTGGCAGTCTTAAATAA
- a CDS encoding type II secretion system protein, translating into MMKIASNQKGMSILEVLLGLAMITLVGSFFISGILSMKKVAMDSGTKNSLYKQINDVIENIRPNVRMYQINYFTTDKERENALNPGDLPMAWGNGMMSTAKDCPGCPGRYGFVIQAYPGMKGLYLVTVRLTHRDWAQGEKAATVGDAKSYGYVDYQFVVNSQ; encoded by the coding sequence ATGATGAAAATAGCATCAAACCAAAAAGGGATGTCGATCCTTGAAGTGCTGCTGGGGCTGGCGATGATCACGCTGGTTGGGTCCTTCTTTATCTCAGGGATTCTGAGCATGAAAAAGGTCGCCATGGACAGTGGTACCAAGAACTCGTTGTACAAACAAATCAATGACGTTATTGAAAACATTCGTCCGAATGTGCGCATGTATCAGATCAACTATTTCACGACCGACAAAGAGCGGGAAAATGCCCTGAATCCCGGAGACCTTCCAATGGCGTGGGGCAACGGGATGATGTCGACGGCGAAAGACTGCCCGGGCTGTCCTGGGCGGTATGGCTTTGTGATTCAGGCCTATCCTGGCATGAAAGGTTTGTATTTGGTCACCGTGCGTTTGACCCACCGAGATTGGGCGCAAGGCGAGAAGGCGGCGACAGTCGGTGATGCCAAGTCTTATGGGTATGTGGACTATCAATTCGTGGTGAACTCACAATGA
- a CDS encoding 2-oxoglutarate dehydrogenase E1 component, protein MSNSGINSANLEYIEQLYADFKANPDSLAVEWKSFFEGVEFAQGGKFGMSDKELAVFQLIQAYRADGHTEANLNPLYAPQAGELLSLKRFGLTEKDLTAKFQIGSVIGKANATLSDIINHLKATYCGTLSLQAADASPKEVQWLIQQFENNPAKPSLADKKDALSSLTKAETLEKFVHTRYVGTKRFSVEGADSILPMMDTLVNKGTSQQVQEVYVGMAHRGRVNILVNFFGKPEEYVFGDFNGPLELAEPIEDFDNDVKYHLGYVTEKKTPTGTCKVTLAYNPSHLETVNAVALGMARAAQDQIGASGKKNVVPVLIHGDAAFAGQGIVQETLQMAGVHSHSTGGTIHIIIDNQVGFTTSGKDTRSTRYASDAAKMTFTPVLHVNGDDVESAVRSMDIALRYRQEFGKDVVINLLCYRKYGHNEGDEPAFTQPQMYELIKTHATVRELFAKKLAAEGSVDAKTSEDLYNQAMDRLQKIYEDTKKNPPKLKNFKFEGNWKGLRKAKDADFEKAADTSFDLAKLKQIGEKIGSYPADFTPHPKLIKLLEARKAMGAGKENIDWGMGELLAYGSLLSEGTSVRLTGEDCVRGTFTHRHAGMYDFKTGKAYFPLADLNPKAKLLVAESILSEYGVMGYEYGYTVHDPKSLVMWEAQFGDFVNGAQIVIDQYLAAGESKWQQMSGLVLLLPHGYEGQGPEHSSARLERFLQLCAQNNMQVVNLTTPAQIYHALRRQVCRDFRKPLVVMSPKSLLRHPRAVSSIEDLAKGRFQEVIADTIDKSKVDTVVFVSGKLYYELLEEREKSKKENVALVRLEQIYPFPATQVTEVLKSYPKAKTLVWAQEEPKNMGAFQNVYFKFVEVVSKAGLKLGFEYVGRPERSSPATGSVYRHRTEQAEIIKAVFNR, encoded by the coding sequence GTGAGCAACAGTGGCATCAACAGTGCGAATCTAGAATATATCGAACAACTCTATGCTGATTTCAAAGCGAATCCGGATTCTCTCGCAGTTGAATGGAAAAGTTTTTTTGAAGGTGTTGAGTTTGCCCAAGGTGGTAAATTCGGAATGTCCGACAAGGAGCTGGCCGTCTTCCAACTGATCCAGGCGTATCGCGCTGACGGACACACGGAAGCAAACCTCAACCCACTGTACGCTCCACAAGCGGGTGAGCTTCTTTCATTGAAACGTTTCGGTCTGACCGAAAAAGATCTGACCGCGAAATTCCAAATCGGTTCTGTGATTGGTAAAGCCAATGCCACTTTGAGCGATATCATCAATCACCTGAAAGCCACTTACTGCGGAACTCTTTCTTTGCAGGCAGCCGACGCTTCGCCGAAAGAAGTGCAATGGCTGATTCAGCAGTTTGAAAACAATCCGGCAAAACCAAGCTTGGCTGACAAGAAAGACGCCCTGTCTTCTTTGACTAAAGCTGAGACTCTGGAAAAATTCGTTCACACCCGCTATGTGGGAACCAAGCGTTTCTCTGTCGAGGGTGCTGATTCCATCTTGCCGATGATGGACACTTTGGTGAACAAAGGCACTTCCCAGCAGGTTCAGGAAGTTTACGTGGGCATGGCTCACCGTGGACGTGTGAACATTCTGGTGAACTTCTTCGGCAAGCCTGAAGAATATGTTTTCGGTGACTTCAATGGCCCACTGGAACTGGCAGAGCCTATTGAAGACTTCGACAACGACGTGAAGTACCACTTGGGTTATGTCACTGAAAAGAAAACCCCGACTGGCACTTGCAAAGTCACTTTGGCTTACAACCCTTCTCACCTGGAGACCGTGAATGCGGTGGCTTTGGGTATGGCTCGTGCGGCTCAGGATCAAATCGGCGCTTCTGGCAAAAAGAATGTCGTTCCGGTTCTGATCCACGGGGACGCGGCGTTTGCCGGTCAGGGCATCGTGCAGGAAACTCTGCAGATGGCCGGAGTCCACTCTCACTCCACTGGTGGCACGATCCACATCATCATCGACAATCAGGTGGGTTTCACCACCAGCGGCAAGGACACCCGTTCCACCCGTTATGCATCCGATGCGGCGAAGATGACCTTCACGCCGGTTCTGCATGTAAACGGTGACGACGTTGAAAGTGCTGTTCGTTCCATGGACATCGCCCTTCGCTATCGCCAGGAATTCGGCAAAGACGTTGTCATCAACCTTCTGTGCTACCGCAAGTACGGCCACAACGAAGGGGACGAACCAGCCTTCACTCAACCACAGATGTATGAGCTGATCAAAACTCACGCGACGGTGCGTGAGTTGTTCGCCAAGAAACTGGCAGCCGAAGGATCTGTGGACGCGAAGACTTCCGAAGACCTGTACAACCAGGCCATGGATCGTCTGCAGAAAATCTATGAAGACACCAAGAAGAACCCGCCTAAGCTTAAGAACTTCAAGTTCGAAGGCAACTGGAAGGGACTTCGCAAAGCCAAGGACGCTGATTTTGAAAAAGCAGCGGACACAAGCTTCGATCTGGCAAAACTAAAACAGATCGGTGAAAAAATCGGCAGCTACCCTGCTGACTTCACTCCGCATCCGAAACTGATCAAACTTCTGGAAGCCCGTAAAGCCATGGGTGCCGGCAAAGAAAATATCGACTGGGGCATGGGCGAACTTTTGGCTTACGGCTCTTTGCTTTCCGAAGGCACCTCCGTTCGTCTGACCGGTGAAGACTGCGTGCGCGGCACATTCACTCACCGTCATGCGGGTATGTATGATTTCAAAACTGGCAAAGCTTACTTCCCACTGGCGGATCTGAATCCAAAAGCAAAACTGCTGGTAGCTGAAAGCATCCTGTCTGAATACGGCGTTATGGGTTACGAGTACGGCTACACCGTTCACGACCCAAAATCCCTGGTTATGTGGGAAGCGCAGTTTGGTGATTTCGTCAACGGCGCGCAAATCGTGATCGATCAATACCTGGCTGCGGGCGAATCTAAATGGCAGCAAATGAGCGGCCTGGTTCTGCTTCTGCCACACGGCTATGAAGGTCAGGGCCCGGAGCACTCCTCGGCCCGTCTTGAACGCTTCTTGCAGCTTTGTGCTCAGAACAACATGCAGGTTGTGAACCTGACAACTCCAGCGCAGATCTATCATGCTCTTCGCCGTCAGGTATGCCGTGACTTCCGCAAACCATTGGTTGTGATGTCTCCGAAATCCCTGTTGCGTCACCCACGCGCGGTGTCCTCTATCGAGGATCTGGCAAAAGGCCGCTTCCAGGAAGTGATTGCTGACACCATCGACAAATCCAAAGTGGACACCGTGGTGTTTGTTTCCGGCAAGCTTTACTATGAGCTTCTGGAAGAAAGAGAAAAATCCAAAAAAGAAAACGTGGCTTTGGTTCGCCTGGAGCAGATCTATCCATTCCCTGCAACTCAGGTGACGGAAGTTCTGAAGTCCTACCCTAAAGCGAAGACTTTGGTTTGGGCACAGGAAGAACCTAAAAACATGGGTGCCTTCCAGAATGTGTACTTCAAGTTTGTTGAGGTTGTATCCAAAGCCGGCTTGAAACTGGGCTTTGAATACGTGGGCCGTCCGGAGAGATCTTCCCCAGCGACGGGTTCCGTCTACAGACACAGAACTGAACAAGCTGAGATTATTAAAGCAGTTTTTAATAGATAA
- a CDS encoding EF-hand domain-containing protein: MFWLRWACASAMVVSSTAYAQTEQQPAAVNSGAGGSAGFQGVVLSGQAARASVDGITVNIANTCFGTNLRHVSNPLSPVSSVLVKLTLREKGALKTYTVKYPANVVTQAGNDAQVTQVSDVTAGVKAQYAGNSVRVTLPVNFTTKVDEEGNISNDFEAKLEAVSFEQVFAPGQKQGGEYMGYNGPLSASVYTSNSKDGKQYSVSAFFPGENGYCGGYFSPLMVFFDDKMPNFTAVTDFPLNPTGKTMWPEAGAPGAFIAVDRNGDGQITTEDELFGNQGDKFKNGFEALREFDSNKDNVIDKNDKDFAKLQLWFDKNGDGKVQKGELVSLKSRIESVSLKYDDSAVSGIADRAQIREKSTFVFVEKGKKKEGRVIDLWFSPKMK; the protein is encoded by the coding sequence ATGTTTTGGTTAAGATGGGCTTGTGCATCAGCCATGGTGGTGTCATCCACTGCGTATGCACAGACTGAACAACAGCCTGCAGCCGTGAATTCGGGAGCCGGGGGCTCAGCAGGTTTTCAAGGGGTTGTTCTTTCTGGCCAGGCCGCTAGGGCTTCGGTCGATGGAATCACAGTGAATATTGCAAACACGTGTTTTGGTACAAACTTAAGACACGTTTCCAATCCGCTTTCTCCGGTTTCCAGCGTGTTAGTCAAACTGACATTGCGGGAAAAAGGGGCGCTAAAAACTTATACTGTGAAGTATCCCGCCAATGTCGTGACCCAAGCGGGTAACGATGCGCAAGTGACGCAGGTTTCGGATGTCACGGCAGGGGTAAAAGCTCAGTATGCAGGCAACAGTGTTCGCGTGACTTTGCCGGTGAACTTCACTACGAAAGTGGATGAAGAGGGCAATATCTCCAATGACTTTGAAGCCAAGCTTGAAGCCGTCAGCTTTGAGCAGGTGTTTGCACCTGGTCAAAAGCAAGGCGGGGAGTACATGGGTTATAACGGACCGCTTTCTGCGTCCGTGTATACCAGTAACTCCAAAGACGGAAAGCAGTACAGCGTATCTGCCTTCTTCCCGGGTGAAAATGGCTATTGCGGCGGTTACTTCTCGCCTCTGATGGTGTTTTTCGACGACAAGATGCCAAACTTCACGGCGGTGACCGACTTCCCATTGAATCCGACCGGGAAAACCATGTGGCCTGAAGCCGGTGCGCCGGGGGCCTTCATTGCGGTGGACCGCAATGGTGATGGTCAGATCACAACGGAAGATGAACTGTTTGGTAATCAGGGTGACAAGTTCAAAAACGGCTTTGAGGCTTTGCGCGAATTTGATTCAAACAAAGACAACGTGATCGACAAGAACGACAAGGATTTTGCAAAACTTCAGCTGTGGTTTGATAAAAACGGAGATGGCAAAGTGCAAAAAGGCGAGCTTGTGTCGCTGAAATCCCGCATCGAATCCGTGTCCCTGAAATACGATGACTCGGCAGTGAGCGGTATCGCGGACCGTGCCCAGATCCGTGAAAAGAGCACCTTTGTCTTTGTTGAAAAAGGCAAAAAGAAAGAAGGTCGTGTGATCGACCTTTGGTTCTCGCCAAAAATGAAATAA
- a CDS encoding lysophospholipid acyltransferase family protein translates to MKNFLKKPNEKIFGLRSLDRDTLIFRVLPRFLLEILRKYFRLEIEGVENIPRRGAVILAPNHSGYTGFDAFLLGHVVQQEAKRIPRVLTHHFWFLTETTAIPANKMGFTEATYENGINALKKGNAIVLFPEGEQGNFKPTSERYQLQEFKRGFVRMALEAQCPIVPVVILGAEETHINLKKLKFTKFLKGSVIPLPLNVIPLPAKWRIRFLEPITLPYKPSAVNDADLVHEIAQDIQERMQTAVEEEIQKRGNAFL, encoded by the coding sequence ATGAAGAATTTCCTGAAGAAACCCAACGAAAAAATCTTTGGCTTACGATCTCTGGATCGTGACACTTTGATTTTCCGTGTGCTGCCGCGTTTTCTTTTGGAGATTCTGCGCAAGTACTTCCGCCTGGAAATTGAAGGCGTGGAAAACATCCCTCGCCGCGGGGCCGTGATTCTGGCACCGAATCACTCGGGCTACACTGGTTTTGATGCTTTTTTGCTGGGCCACGTGGTGCAGCAGGAAGCCAAACGCATTCCCCGCGTGCTGACACATCACTTCTGGTTTCTGACCGAAACGACCGCAATTCCGGCGAACAAAATGGGCTTCACCGAGGCCACTTATGAAAACGGGATCAACGCCCTGAAAAAAGGGAATGCGATTGTCCTGTTCCCGGAAGGTGAGCAAGGCAACTTCAAGCCCACCTCCGAACGCTATCAACTGCAAGAATTCAAACGCGGCTTTGTGCGCATGGCCCTGGAAGCCCAGTGCCCGATTGTTCCCGTAGTGATCTTAGGCGCCGAAGAGACTCATATTAACTTGAAAAAACTTAAATTCACCAAGTTCCTCAAGGGTTCGGTGATTCCATTGCCCTTGAACGTGATTCCCCTGCCAGCCAAATGGCGCATCCGTTTTCTGGAACCAATCACATTGCCTTATAAGCCATCAGCCGTGAACGATGCCGACTTGGTCCACGAAATCGCCCAAGACATCCAAGAGCGCATGCAAACCGCGGTCGAGGAAGAAATCCAAAAACGCGGCAACGCTTTCCTTTAA
- the gpmA gene encoding 2,3-diphosphoglycerate-dependent phosphoglycerate mutase: MYKLVLIRHGESVWNQENRFTGWQDVDLSEKGRAEALKGGKALREKGFSFDVAYTSVLKRAIKTLNFVLDEVDQVWLPVHKDWRLNERHYGALQGLNKAETAARHGEEQVKIWRRSYDTPPPPMEVSDPRHPSYDPRYKNVDAKLLPSNESLKDTVARFLPLWDGTIAPAVKSGKNVLIVAHGNSLRALMQHLEGMTPEEIMGVNMPTGIPMMYELDANLKVLKKEFIGDPDEVKAAIEAVANQGKAK; encoded by the coding sequence GTGTATAAGTTGGTGCTAATTCGACACGGCGAAAGTGTGTGGAACCAGGAAAATCGCTTCACTGGCTGGCAGGACGTAGATCTTTCTGAAAAAGGTCGAGCGGAAGCTCTAAAGGGCGGCAAAGCTCTTCGGGAAAAAGGCTTCAGTTTCGACGTTGCATACACAAGCGTGCTGAAAAGAGCGATTAAAACTCTGAATTTCGTGTTGGACGAAGTGGATCAGGTGTGGCTTCCAGTCCACAAAGACTGGCGTTTGAACGAAAGACACTACGGAGCCCTTCAGGGATTGAACAAAGCTGAGACCGCAGCTCGTCATGGTGAAGAGCAAGTGAAGATCTGGCGTCGCAGTTACGACACTCCGCCACCTCCGATGGAAGTGAGCGACCCTCGTCATCCTTCCTATGACCCTCGCTACAAAAATGTCGACGCCAAACTTTTGCCTAGCAACGAATCCTTGAAAGATACCGTGGCCAGATTCCTTCCGTTGTGGGACGGCACGATCGCGCCTGCTGTAAAATCAGGCAAAAATGTGCTCATCGTGGCCCACGGGAACAGTTTGCGTGCCTTGATGCAGCATTTGGAGGGCATGACCCCGGAAGAGATCATGGGCGTCAATATGCCGACCGGGATCCCGATGATGTATGAATTGGACGCAAACTTGAAGGTCCTGAAAAAGGAGTTCATTGGCGATCCGGACGAGGTCAAGGCGGCGATTGAGGCCGTGGCCAACCAGGGGAAGGCGAAGTAG
- a CDS encoding prepilin-type N-terminal cleavage/methylation domain-containing protein — MMIKNNRGLTLAEMIVGVALMGIMGMVAASFFVFTAKTKKEITNEIEDKVDNILAERMILRDLKYSEPSFNNVVITDDNGRQFFDYVADVTQSAVDNAPRKLTLEAGRRNEFIFIATNEKMGGSMMYAPSNAYQVGNPPGDPFVAASLTFVSLNKDSIVQFSDPQGLGRYWQVGNVLMLDTPTMVRQMTASGPDYSKPARSPIFLGSVQAPGATRLLPLNIPGFINTTNPMYPSETIGDEDKFLRDIPPMGGAAPLVRLKVVSIIKYYLQKDSKGNQVNVYRSMYTGRAFGPGQLFASDVAKVEFSRKSAHDALIYFKIVRNNKK; from the coding sequence ATGATGATTAAGAATAATCGCGGTTTAACTTTAGCAGAGATGATTGTCGGTGTGGCCCTCATGGGGATCATGGGGATGGTCGCGGCTTCTTTCTTTGTCTTCACTGCAAAGACTAAAAAAGAAATCACCAACGAGATCGAAGACAAGGTCGACAATATCCTGGCAGAGCGAATGATTCTGCGGGATCTGAAGTATTCCGAGCCATCATTTAATAACGTTGTTATTACTGACGACAATGGCCGTCAGTTCTTTGACTATGTTGCCGATGTGACCCAGTCCGCAGTGGACAATGCGCCCAGAAAATTGACGCTTGAAGCGGGTCGTCGCAATGAATTTATCTTTATCGCCACCAATGAAAAAATGGGTGGTTCAATGATGTATGCTCCCTCGAACGCCTATCAGGTGGGAAACCCTCCAGGGGATCCGTTCGTGGCGGCTTCTTTGACATTTGTTTCTTTAAATAAAGACAGCATCGTGCAGTTTTCAGATCCTCAGGGGCTGGGGCGCTACTGGCAGGTGGGGAACGTGCTGATGCTGGATACTCCAACAATGGTTCGTCAGATGACGGCCAGTGGGCCTGACTATAGCAAGCCTGCAAGATCACCGATTTTCCTGGGCAGTGTGCAGGCTCCGGGTGCCACACGTTTGTTACCTCTGAACATCCCGGGTTTCATTAATACGACAAATCCGATGTATCCATCTGAGACAATCGGAGATGAAGATAAGTTCTTAAGGGATATACCGCCAATGGGAGGCGCAGCCCCTTTGGTGCGCTTGAAAGTTGTCAGTATTATCAAGTATTATCTACAGAAGGATTCTAAGGGGAATCAGGTCAATGTGTATCGGTCCATGTATACCGGTCGCGCATTTGGCCCTGGACAGCTCTTCGCATCGGATGTTGCGAAAGTGGAGTTTTCCAGAAAGAGTGCACACGATGCTTTGATCTATTTCAAAATCGTGCGCAATAATAAGAAATAA